A window of Clostridium sp. Marseille-P299 contains these coding sequences:
- a CDS encoding amidohydrolase has product MKLLIKGGQIHDAIHKEAYVADILAEDGKIIKIEKDILVKDEVNVVNAEGLNVYPGLVEAHGHIGLDGYGIGFEGQDYNEYNDILTPHLRAIDGINPLDETLHQAALGGVTTVSTGPGSSNVVGGTFTAIKMTGKRVDQMIIKEQVAMKCAFGENPKRCYKDKNNCSRMSTAAKLREILFQAKEYQGKLLAAGDDITKKPAFNMKLEALLPVLNREIPLKCHAHRADDIFTAIRIAKEFNLKLTIEHCTEGHLIVDELVKENVPVAVGPSFGHATKYELRNKTFETPGILAKAGLKVSIITDSPVTPQQYLSLCAGLAVKSGMDAFDALQAITINPALHIGIEDRVGSLEVGKDADIVIADGDILESSTKVLYTFIDGKQIEA; this is encoded by the coding sequence ATGAAACTATTAATTAAGGGTGGTCAAATACATGACGCTATACATAAAGAAGCATACGTTGCAGATATCTTAGCAGAGGATGGGAAAATCATCAAAATAGAAAAAGATATTTTGGTGAAAGATGAAGTTAATGTGGTTAATGCAGAAGGTTTAAATGTTTATCCAGGTTTAGTTGAAGCACATGGTCACATTGGACTTGATGGGTATGGTATTGGTTTTGAAGGCCAGGATTACAATGAATACAATGATATCTTAACACCACATCTAAGAGCCATTGATGGAATTAATCCTTTGGATGAGACGCTTCATCAAGCAGCACTTGGCGGTGTAACAACCGTTTCCACTGGTCCAGGAAGCTCAAATGTAGTTGGTGGTACATTTACAGCGATTAAGATGACTGGTAAGAGAGTAGACCAAATGATAATAAAAGAACAGGTAGCAATGAAGTGTGCATTTGGTGAAAATCCAAAAAGATGTTATAAGGATAAAAACAATTGCTCTAGAATGTCTACAGCTGCAAAGTTACGTGAGATTTTATTTCAAGCAAAAGAATATCAAGGAAAACTGTTAGCCGCTGGAGATGATATTACTAAAAAACCAGCGTTTAATATGAAATTAGAAGCACTTCTTCCAGTATTGAATCGTGAAATTCCTTTAAAATGTCATGCTCATCGTGCAGATGATATATTTACAGCAATTCGAATTGCAAAAGAATTTAATCTAAAACTTACCATTGAACATTGTACCGAAGGACATTTAATTGTAGATGAACTTGTAAAAGAGAATGTGCCAGTTGCAGTAGGACCATCTTTTGGGCATGCCACAAAGTATGAACTTCGCAATAAAACATTTGAAACACCAGGGATTTTAGCAAAGGCTGGCCTAAAGGTATCCATTATTACTGATAGCCCTGTAACACCACAACAGTATTTATCATTGTGTGCAGGTCTTGCAGTGAAGTCTGGAATGGATGCATTTGATGCATTACAAGCAATAACAATAAATCCAGCATTACATATTGGAATAGAAGATAGAGTAGGTTCCCTGGAAGTTGGAAAAGATGCAGATATCGTAATCGCAGATGGAGATATTTTAGAATCTTCTACAAAAGTTTTATATACTTTTATTGATGGTAAGCAAATAGAAGCATAG
- a CDS encoding HlyC/CorC family transporter has protein sequence MDPSVATQLVILVILLVLSAFFSSAETSLTTINKLRIRSLVDENVRGAKTVSIIIEDPSKMLSAILIGNNIVNLSASALTTALAIKLWGNTFAGIATGVLTIIILIFGEITPKTIATIHAEKLALAYAPIIYFLIQLLTPVVFLINKLSLVLLLIMRVDPNKRNTIITENELRQFVDVSHQEGVIESEERKMITNVVDFGDSLAKEVMVPRIDMSFANTEMSYSELIEAFRADKYSRMPVYAETRDNIIGIINLKDVFFFRGDESDFNIKDFLREPFFTYEYKKTSELLHEMKRDSIPMAIVLDEYGATAGLITLEDLLEEIVGEIRDEYDGDEVDSIIPLGNNEYLAEGAAKLEDINEELGLSLESEDYDSIAGHIIHLLDHLPAEGEQITENHVTFTVQAVDKNRIDKVHIFVDRESLDSDDEE, from the coding sequence TTGGACCCCAGTGTCGCCACGCAATTAGTTATTTTAGTTATTTTATTAGTGTTATCTGCTTTTTTCTCATCTGCAGAAACCTCCCTCACAACCATCAATAAGCTTCGTATTCGAAGTTTAGTGGATGAGAATGTTCGAGGAGCAAAAACTGTTAGTATTATTATTGAGGATCCCTCAAAGATGCTAAGTGCCATTTTAATTGGTAATAATATCGTTAATCTATCCGCTTCCGCACTTACTACTGCACTTGCCATTAAATTATGGGGCAATACATTTGCAGGTATTGCAACCGGTGTTTTAACTATTATTATTCTTATCTTTGGTGAGATTACCCCAAAAACAATTGCAACCATTCATGCAGAAAAGCTTGCTCTTGCTTATGCACCAATTATTTATTTTTTAATTCAGTTGTTAACTCCAGTTGTATTTTTGATTAATAAACTGTCCTTAGTACTATTACTCATTATGAGAGTAGATCCAAACAAGAGAAATACAATCATAACGGAGAATGAATTAAGACAATTTGTAGATGTTAGTCATCAAGAAGGTGTAATTGAAAGCGAAGAGCGAAAAATGATAACCAACGTGGTTGATTTTGGAGATTCACTTGCAAAAGAAGTAATGGTACCACGTATTGACATGTCATTTGCAAATACAGAGATGTCATACAGCGAATTAATTGAAGCCTTTCGAGCTGATAAATATTCCAGAATGCCAGTTTATGCAGAAACACGTGATAATATTATTGGTATCATAAACTTGAAGGACGTATTTTTCTTTCGTGGAGATGAATCCGATTTCAATATAAAAGACTTTTTACGTGAACCATTTTTCACTTACGAATATAAGAAGACCTCTGAATTGCTACATGAAATGAAACGTGATTCCATACCAATGGCTATTGTACTTGACGAGTATGGTGCAACCGCTGGTCTTATTACACTTGAAGACCTCTTAGAGGAAATCGTTGGTGAAATTCGTGATGAATATGATGGAGATGAGGTTGACTCTATTATTCCTCTTGGAAATAACGAATATCTTGCAGAAGGTGCTGCAAAACTTGAAGATATTAATGAAGAACTTGGCCTTTCACTGGAATCTGAGGACTATGATTCTATTGCAGGTCATATCATTCACTTACTTGATCATTTGCCAGCTGAGGGTGAACAGATTACTGAAAATCATGTAACCTTTACAGTACAGGCTGTTGATAAAAATAGAATAGATAAAGTTCATATTTTCGTTGACCGTGAATCACTTGATTCTGATGACGAAGAATAG
- the mgtE gene encoding magnesium transporter yields METQILELLEEKKYNDLKHLLETINSADIAQILEEIEDKDMLVVYRLLNKDAAVETFSFMEPELQERLIHVMTDKELKEVTSKLFLDDTIALIGEMPATIVKRILRQADPTQRQLINEFLNYPSDSAGSVMTIEFVDLKASMTVEDAFERIRKYGVNKETIYTCYVLDKSRHLEGIVTVKELLLADMSTCIADIMNTNLIKVNTLEDKEEAAKKFDKYDLLALPVVDQEDRLVGIITIDDAVDVIQEANTEDFEKMAAMNPSDDTYFHTSVFKHAKNRIMWLLILMLSSTITGLLITKYENAFAAIPILVSFIPMIMGTGGNCGSQSATLIIRGLAIDEIRAKDFFRVVSKETLVALVVGLALAIANGIRIMIQYHQLRLAVVIGLTIMVTVWMSKLMGCMLPMAAKKLKLDPALMAAPLITTIVDTCSILVYFSIATRIFDL; encoded by the coding sequence TTGGAAACTCAAATTTTAGAATTATTAGAAGAAAAAAAGTATAATGATTTAAAGCATTTACTTGAAACTATAAATAGTGCAGATATTGCACAGATATTGGAAGAAATAGAAGATAAGGATATGCTTGTGGTATATCGTTTATTGAATAAAGATGCTGCAGTAGAGACATTTTCATTTATGGAGCCTGAATTACAAGAGAGACTAATTCATGTAATGACCGATAAAGAGTTAAAGGAAGTAACTAGTAAGCTGTTCCTAGATGATACGATTGCTTTAATTGGTGAAATGCCAGCTACTATTGTAAAACGTATTTTACGTCAAGCTGACCCAACACAAAGACAATTAATTAATGAATTCTTAAATTATCCATCCGATAGCGCTGGAAGTGTAATGACCATTGAATTCGTTGATTTAAAAGCTTCTATGACGGTTGAAGATGCTTTTGAGCGTATTCGTAAATATGGTGTAAATAAAGAAACCATATATACTTGTTATGTACTTGATAAAAGCAGACATCTAGAAGGAATTGTAACAGTAAAAGAGCTCCTTTTAGCGGATATGTCTACTTGTATTGCCGATATCATGAATACGAATTTAATTAAAGTAAATACACTAGAAGATAAAGAAGAAGCTGCGAAAAAATTTGATAAGTATGACTTATTAGCACTTCCAGTTGTTGACCAAGAGGATCGCTTAGTAGGTATTATTACGATCGATGATGCTGTGGATGTAATTCAAGAGGCAAACACGGAAGATTTTGAAAAGATGGCAGCGATGAATCCATCGGATGATACGTATTTTCATACGTCTGTTTTTAAGCATGCGAAGAATCGTATTATGTGGCTATTAATTTTAATGCTTTCATCTACCATTACAGGGCTTCTAATTACTAAGTATGAAAATGCCTTTGCGGCCATTCCTATTCTGGTATCTTTCATTCCGATGATTATGGGAACTGGCGGTAACTGTGGCTCACAAAGTGCTACTTTAATTATTCGTGGACTTGCAATTGATGAAATTCGCGCTAAAGATTTCTTTCGAGTAGTTTCAAAAGAAACTTTAGTAGCACTTGTTGTAGGATTAGCATTAGCAATCGCCAATGGAATCCGTATCATGATTCAATATCATCAATTAAGACTAGCAGTTGTAATAGGTTTAACGATTATGGTAACTGTATGGATGTCAAAGTTAATGGGCTGTATGTTACCTATGGCTGCAAAAAAACTAAAATTAGATCCTGCCTTAATGGCGGCTCCATTAATTACAACAATCGTAGATACTTGTTCCATTTTAGTATATTTTTCAATTGCTACAAGAATTTTTGACTTATAA